The Acinonyx jubatus isolate Ajub_Pintada_27869175 chromosome D1, VMU_Ajub_asm_v1.0, whole genome shotgun sequence genome includes a window with the following:
- the P2RY6 gene encoding P2Y purinoceptor 6 isoform X2, with product MEWDNGTGQALGSPPTTCVYQENFKRLLLPPVYSVVLAAGLPLNACVIAQIGTSRRALTRTAVYTLNLALADLLYACSLPLLIYNYAQGDHWPFGDLACRLVRFLFYANLHGSILFLTCISFQRYLGICHPLAPWHKRGGRRAAWVVCGAVWLAVATQCLPTALFAATGVQRNRTVCYDLSPPALASHYMPYGMALTVIGFLLPFAALLACYCRLAYHLCRQDGPAGPVARERRGKAARMAVVVAAAFAVSFLPFHITKTAYLAVRSTSGVPCPVLEAFAAAYKVTRPFASANSVLDPILFYFTQKKFRRRPHELLQKLTAKWQRRGP from the coding sequence ATGGAGTGGGACAACGGGACAGGACAGGCCCTGGGCTCACCGCCCACCACCTGTGTCTACCAAGAGAACTTCAAGAGACTGCTACTGCCACCTGTGTACTCAGTGGTGCTGGCGGCCGGCCTGCCACTGAACGCCTGTGTCATTGCCCAGATCGGCACATCCCGCCGGGCCCTGACCCGCACGGCCGTGTACACCCTGAACCTGGCCCTGGCCGACCTGCTCTACGCCTGCTCCCTGCCCTTGCTCATCTACAACTATGCCCAAGGTGACCACTGGCCCTTTGGCGACCTTGCCTGCCGCCTGGTCCGCTTCCTGTTTTACGCCAACCTACACGGCAGCATCCTCTTCCTCACCTGCATCAGTTTCCAGCGCTACCTGGGCATCTGCCACCCACTGGCCCCCTGGCACAAGCGTGGGGGCCGCCGCGCCGCCTGGGTAGTGTGTGGGGCCGTGTGGCTGGCTGTGGCGACCCAGTGTCTGCCCACAGCCCTCTTTGCTGCCACAGGCGTCCAGCGTAACCGCACCGTCTGCTACGACCTGAGCCCGCCTGCCCTGGCCTCCCACTATATGCCCTACGGCATGGCCCTCACGGTCATCGGCTTTCTGCTGCCCTTTGCCGCCCTGCTGGCCTGCTACTGCCGCCTGGCTTACCATCTGTGCCGCCAGGACGGCCCAGCAGGGCCAGTGGCCCGGGAGCGGCGTGGCAAGGCAGCCCGTATGGCGGTGGTGGTGGCAGCCGCCTTTGCCGTCAGCTTCCTGCCCTTCCACATCACCAAGACAGCCTACCTGGCGGTGCGCTCTACATCTGGGGTCCCCTGCCCTGTGCTGGAGGCCTTTGCAGCTGCCTACAAAGTCACACGGCCCTTTGCCAGTGCCAACAGCGTGCTGGATCCCATTCTCTTCTACTTCACTCAGAAGAAGTTCCGCCGGAGGCCACATGAGCTGCTGCAGAAACTCACGGCCAAGTGGCAGCGACGGGGTCCCTGA